Within Carassius gibelio isolate Cgi1373 ecotype wild population from Czech Republic chromosome A21, carGib1.2-hapl.c, whole genome shotgun sequence, the genomic segment AGGCAGTCAGCAGTTTGCAGCATCCTAATGCATCATGGGAAttgcataaaaaaagattatgaaACGTGTTAGTATAGATACACACTTCCCTTTTAAGGGTAGAGCTATTCTTAGCGTGACCTGATGCTGTGGCACACAGTCGTGCTGTTGTCTGTGTGCATCGGTCTGTGTGATTTGGTTTGAGTCATGAATGCCCTGGGACACATCAACTTCCTCTTCCGTTTACAGATACCCACGGTTTGCAGATGAGACTTTGGCAGTGCTAATCTGGAGGCAGTGGTGGTGAATGAATATGCCTCTTTTTTTGAGGGCATGAGCACTGGACTCTAAAAACATATTCAGGCTCCCAGCCCTCTTGATTAATCCAAAATTAACAAGATATTAAATACCCTTTATCATCATAGAGACTAATATCTTCTACtttagtttgctgaaaaacacCACCATCCTTCACTTGTTTAGATGCCATTGCACAGGTGAGGAGTGGTCCCTGGTTTTCTGACAGCAATTCAAACCCAGAATTGTTAGACCCATGGTGGAAAAGTCTTTTGTAATTATAGGCCAATTTCTAATTTAGCTTTTGTGCCCAAAGTTTTAGAAAAAGCGATCTCTGTCTggagtatttgtttgttttgcgtCCAGTAGTGTGTTTGGGATCTCTGGCTTTAGGAAGCACCACAGTACCTGTAAGAGTCTGCTGTTATGTGTCAACTTTATATTGTTATCTGTTGATTCAGGGGACTCTGCCCTCAGTTGGTTCGACTGAATTAGAGtctgtgtctgtttttgttttttttttctccactaaaTAAATGTTGACATATGGGATCCCTCAAAGCTGTTTTATTGCCCTCATGTAATTCTCTTCTGTAttgatttttaacaaatacagaGTATTGTTTTGGCTGGACAAGTATTGGCTGGATCTCTAAGAATAATTCTGCCATTAACCCAAAACAGTTGCTTGTTTCAAATGCCTATAATTGATCATAATTAAATCTATACTGTGTAACTTTAGGCTGTCTAGCAGAATCATAACATGGTCAGCTTCTGATCGGGTGAAGTAAGTTACTCAAAGGCATGCCAGAAGTATAGCTTCCCTTCTCAGAGAACTAAAGTATACCTACAGGTAATTAGGCTGCCCCTGAGCTTTCACATAAAATGACGACAACCTATTCTTAAATAACAATTGTTTTAGTGAGAAAATGATGGGTAGTACTATACTTACAAAGACAGCTAAATTAAAGAATTCCCAAGCCGTAAAACATTCTGCCCACTTATGTAATCTGCCTACGGAGTTAAAGTTTCTCACTGTAGAActatgggtagcactttattttacagtccagttctcatgtacatactatgtacttattatagtaattacaataactatgtaataactaggaactaaccctgaacctacccctaaacctaaacaTACCCAATGTAGTTACCCTGTATTACCCTGTATTACCAGATAGATAAATACACTAAGTAcaatataagtacatgtaagcacacgtactgtaaaataaagtgcaaccgaactATGTAACTACAGATACAAATACTATCAACCAGTGTTGGGGGTAAGACATTACAAGTACTgggagttacataatcagattactacTTTCAAGTAACTTGATTAactaacgcattactttttaattgacAAAAAATGCTGGGCagggtttttttatatatatatatttttggcttTCCTGCTCTTGAGGCTTACCACTGCTGAATCCTCTGTTTTTACTTTTTCCAAATAAGTAACGCCAGTTCCCTTTCGAACTGACTCTGTCGTTGCATTGCATGCTATCTTTCTCCTTCAGCGCGAATATCATCTCCCCACTGACTCTGAAGAAACAAAAAGCTGAAAGGAAGAAGCTTAAAGCCTGCTGCTTACTATAGAAAAGCTCTGGCAGTGGAAGACCATCTCCAGCAAGTGCTTCCCTTGTGGCCATCCAGCGACTTGAGAGTAAACCCCTGCATGACTCAAATGTGCAATGTTGTTGGGGGGGGAGTTACGACGTGTATAATGTTTGGTTACGACGTGTGTTATGCACCAGCTCAACTGCCTCAcacttccactgtaaacacagGAATGCTGTGAAAACAAAACCACTGAGCGAGTTTCACTGCCTCTTTAACCTGATCCTGCATGAGAGCAACCAAGGGGGACACAGTCACTATTTGAAGTGAAGATAATGGTTAAACACTCAGTCTAGGTGCTAATTCTGGGTTTATCACCAGGTTCACTCAGGTGTGTCGGCCAGAACACCACTTAAGGCCAAATATTCCAGAGTATGAAATGAAGAGCGGAGAGATAATTCTTATTATTCTGTTTATTCCTCCTCTTTCTTGTATGAGTGAGTTTAAAGGTGAGAGTAATTTCTAGTGTGGTTTCTATAAAGAGAgaacaaatacaaatgaataaaggAAACATATGCATACACTCATTCAACACTCATtcaataaacattacaaacataaattaaacagTAGTCAGAATATGACTATATCTCTTAAATCCTAAAATGTAAGCAGAGAGAAAGGATTCAGACACTTCTCAGATTTTCTACCATGCATTAAGTTATCAATAACGTAGATAGAACTTTCTGTCTTCTATAATATACTTTAAAGCATCAATAGCGGTCCAGATAATGATATTTAACACCACTTCATATTTTACTCAGCCACAGAGCACTTAACATTCATAACAACaagtattgaataaaataaacatgtctgAACACGATGTGACCCATTTAACCCAACGTACTGAGTCAGGTGGACCGAAGCTAGAAAGTAACGTACAACCGTGATTATAATTAACACAGCGGTCGTGTAACGACCCCTAAACTCCTAACTCTCATCCATATCGAACATCAGAAATAACAGCTGTCCAAGAAATACAATATCACGAGTAATGCAGCAGATTTACTTACTTTTCTCATTCACGCACACGCTGAGGAAAGTGTCACTCACAATTATAATTTTACCGACCGATGATCTCTATCATACTGAATACTAACTGCGTGACAACCGACTGACCATCTCTATCGTACTGCATACTACTGCGTGACGTCAGATATAATATACAAACCAGCGCGCGCCTTTGCTACCCTATTACAAACACTGAATAAACGGGAGTAAAGTGAAACATAAAGCACGTTATGGTCAACTGTACTAAATAATAGCAACAATAACATAACTTTGGGGCCTTTTCTACAGCCGCCCCCAAATGTATGTAATACATTTGCTCATCACTAAAGGCAACAAAGTTCTATGGCTGGGGTGTAGTGGCAGGAGTGAAACCATCTCCATCTTCACCAGAAGGAAGTGCAGGGAGAACAACCAGCCTGGCAACTGGCCGGGTGTAGATTCTCTCCTTCACCTTTACATCAGCGGACCTGATGTGCCCGTCAGGGCTGGGATGAGTCTTGACTACTTTTCCAATGGGCCAGAGGGCCCTCGGAAGATGCGGATCAGCGATCATCACTACACAGTCCCCTGCAATATCAGCTGGTGTAGCCTGCCACTTCTGGCGAGCTTGTAGACTCGGCAAATAGAGTCGGATGAAACGGGCCCAGAAGTGATCAGCCAAGATTTGGGAGTGCTTCCAACGCCGGCGACAGATGAGCTCACTTTCGGGGTAGACTACCTGAGGTAGCGAACCATCAGGCCGCCCCATGAGAAGAACACTGGGAGTCACTGGATCTGGGTCACTGGCATCTGAAGACACATAACCCAAGGGTTTACTGTTAAGGATCCCTTCCACCTCAGTAAGTACGGTCCGAAGCACTTCTTCTGGAACAGGCTGAGCACCGACTGTGGCATAGAGTGCGCTCTTAACTGAGCGTATCTCCCTCTCCCACACCCCTCCGAAATGGGGAGCTGCTGGGGGGTTAAAGCGGAAGGAGATCTTCTGTGGTGCAAGGAGATGTCGTAGTTCTTTAGACATTTCAGTGAAAGTTTCACGGAGTTCCCGCTCACCTCCCTTAAAATTTGTCCCCTGATCGGAGAACAGCTCTGCAGGCGTTCCTCTACGGGCAATGAACCGACGAAGGGACATCAGAAAAGCATCCGTATCAATAGCAGTAAGGAGGTCCAAGTGCACCGCCCTAGTTGTGAGGCACTTGAAAATGATCCCCCATCTCTTCTCCCGGCGCCGGCCCACTTTGATCTCAAATGGCCCAAAACAGTCCATCCCCGTAGAATAGAAAGCAGGCTTGAAAAGGCGCAGACGGGCTGATGGCAGGTCTGCCATCTTCGGCACTGCAGGTTTTGCCCTCCATCGTCTACAGTCAGCGCAGCTATACTGGTAGCGCCGGATAGCCTCACGTCCTCGCAGGATCCAGAAGGAGCGTCGAAGCTCGGCGAATACCCGCTCTGGTCCTGGGTGGTGGAGGCGGTTATCAAAGTCTTGAATCAAGAGCGTAGTTACTCGATGACCTGGGTCCAAGATGACTGGATGAAGAGTGGTCAGTTCTAGACCTTCTGCTCGACGGAGTCGTCCTCCAACACGGATGAGCTCTCCCTTTTCATCCAGCTCTGGAGACAGCATGCGAAGTCGACTGTAGCTGGGGACAGGTTTACCAGCTTTCAGAAGGTGGTACTCCTGCTGAAAACTATCCCTCTGAGCCCTCTGAAATATTAACTGTTCAGCCTGTCGGTAGTCTTCAGCTGTGGGCTTATCATTAGAGTTGGCCGCCCCATGCAGCTCCTGCACTGTCCCTTCCAACAACTCCTTCCACGAGCTGTATTGGCCCAGTTCTGAAGTTGACTGGCTTGATGCAACGGCGGCGACCCCACAGAAGATAGGTTTGCGTAGCTCTGAGGTATCTTCTGTTTGGTCAACAGTGGGGTCCTCTGGCCATGAGGCTGGACTGTTCAGGAGGAAGGCTGGTCCCAGGCTCCATCTATTTGGTTGAATAAGCTCTCGCAGCTTCTTTCCGCGTGTTACGTCATCCGCAGGGTTTCTTGCGGTATCAACATATCTCCAGGCATGCCCGTCAGTCAGCTCCTGTATCTCGGCCACGCGGGTGCCCACAAAGACCTTAAACCGACAGGATTCAGACCTCAGCCATGTCAGCACCGTTGTGGAATCTGACCAAAGGGTTGTCCGATCAATGTGGATGGTAA encodes:
- the LOC127942047 gene encoding uncharacterized protein LOC127942047 gives rise to the protein MARSRVAPKRFHSMPRLELCAALTGAQLSQVLKRELTIHIDRTTLWSDSTTVLTWLRSESCRFKVFVGTRVAEIQELTDGHAWRYVDTARNPADDVTRGKKLRELIQPNRWSLGPAFLLNSPASWPEDPTVDQTEDTSELRKPIFCGVAAVASSQSTSELGQYSSWKELLEGTVQELHGAANSNDKPTAEDYRQAEQLIFQRAQRDSFQQEYHLLKAGKPVPSYSRLRMLSPELDEKGELIRVGGRLRRAEGLELTTLHPVILDPGHRVTTLLIQDFDNRLHHPGPERVFAELRRSFWILRGREAIRRYQYSCADCRRWRAKPAVPKMADLPSARLRLFKPAFYSTGMDCFGPFEIKVGRRREKRWGIIFKCLTTRAVHLDLLTAIDTDAFLMSLRRFIARRGTPAELFSDQGTNFKGGERELRETFTEMSKELRHLLAPQKISFRFNPPAAPHFGGVWEREIRSVKSALYATVGAQPVPEEVLRTVLTEVEGILNSKPLGYVSSDASDPDPVTPSVLLMGRPDGSLPQVVYPESELICRRRWKHSQILADHFWARFIRLYLPSLQARQKWQATPADIAGDCVVMIADPHLPRALWPIGKVVKTHPSPDGHIRSADVKVKERIYTRPVARLVVLPALPSGEDGDGFTPATTPQP